In a genomic window of Pontibacter liquoris:
- a CDS encoding GumC family protein yields the protein MASSENNLLSTLVYKYLPFWPLFALLLTFFSACAWGYMNYYSIPVYESSATLIIKDEKKGVNDSRMTESIDAFTSNKIVENEIKVLYSRALMKQVVKYLRLYAPVYEEGKFKTMSAYTTSPVQIKVKSPDKLKEVAKVYFTIDKNRNKIKIGDKEYPLREWVQTPYGIMKFTSNPKRTALNTDPLFFSLIKPKKVTEDLLENLSIEAENKLSTVVNLKLYDPVPERGEEILNTLIHTYNEVAVNERNKLAANTLSFVEDRIKLVEKELDVLENEVVKYKSRKGVVNLSEQGKLFLNNVGDTDRKISELNLQLAVLDKVERYVISKNNSAGIVPSTLGINDPVLSQLLEKLYNSEIEYQKLKKTTAENNPILVSITDEIEKIRPSILENIGNQRSALLASRANLTATNNQYQTVLQTIPQKERELLEISRQQAIKNDAYSFLLQKREETVLSYAPTAGDTRIVDMAESSLLPVSPRPLHVYLIAVVLAFFSGIAMVMGKELMNGKLLFRSEIEEHTHAPIVAELSLVKQPKASLFLKPTEVTVIEQFRQLRATLGLYGRTFTKKKIMITSSIPGEGKSFVSTNLAYSLASSGKKVVLVDCDLRNPRTSQLFDLYQQTGLTEYLEEDIQPQNIIYDTPFSNLSVVAAGINIGDNTELLLNGRLEVLFTYLEDAFDYIIIDTPPLELVSDAYLLSEFCDMTLLVMRHAYTPKNLVQRLGQDHKLRSLYNVAIVFNGVKPRGFVKGQYGYGYGYGHDFKYGDKTYRNRSIKTGA from the coding sequence GGGGTTATATGAACTATTATTCTATTCCTGTTTATGAATCATCGGCTACTCTGATCATAAAGGATGAGAAAAAAGGCGTAAATGATTCCAGGATGACCGAGTCCATCGATGCCTTTACCTCTAATAAAATTGTAGAGAACGAGATCAAGGTTTTATACTCCCGTGCCCTGATGAAGCAGGTTGTTAAATACCTCAGGCTTTATGCTCCTGTTTATGAGGAGGGTAAATTTAAGACCATGTCTGCCTATACAACTTCCCCTGTTCAAATAAAGGTAAAATCCCCGGATAAGCTAAAAGAAGTAGCAAAGGTTTATTTTACGATAGATAAGAACCGGAATAAAATAAAAATCGGAGATAAAGAATACCCATTAAGAGAATGGGTTCAAACGCCATATGGTATTATGAAATTTACCTCGAACCCTAAACGTACAGCCCTGAATACAGACCCGCTTTTCTTTTCCCTGATCAAACCTAAGAAGGTAACAGAGGACTTACTGGAGAACTTAAGCATCGAGGCTGAAAATAAATTGTCGACTGTAGTGAATCTGAAGTTGTATGATCCGGTACCCGAACGCGGCGAAGAGATTCTGAACACGCTGATCCATACTTACAACGAGGTTGCTGTAAACGAAAGGAACAAGCTGGCCGCCAATACCCTCTCCTTTGTTGAGGACCGCATCAAGCTGGTTGAAAAGGAACTGGATGTGTTAGAAAATGAAGTTGTCAAATATAAATCCAGGAAAGGTGTTGTAAACCTAAGCGAACAAGGGAAGCTGTTTCTGAACAATGTAGGCGATACCGACCGAAAGATCAGCGAACTGAACCTGCAACTGGCAGTGCTGGATAAGGTGGAAAGGTATGTTATTTCTAAAAACAATTCGGCGGGCATCGTGCCGTCCACTTTGGGTATCAATGACCCAGTATTGTCGCAGCTGTTAGAAAAGCTATACAACTCAGAAATCGAATATCAAAAATTAAAAAAGACAACGGCTGAGAATAACCCTATACTGGTGTCTATTACTGATGAAATAGAAAAGATTCGCCCCAGTATTCTCGAAAATATCGGTAACCAGCGGAGTGCTTTACTGGCAAGCCGCGCAAACCTGACAGCTACGAACAACCAATACCAGACCGTTCTGCAGACAATTCCGCAAAAAGAAAGGGAACTGCTTGAAATTAGCCGGCAACAGGCTATTAAAAATGATGCCTATAGCTTTCTGCTACAGAAAAGAGAAGAAACAGTTTTGTCTTATGCCCCTACCGCCGGCGATACCCGGATTGTGGATATGGCTGAATCATCTTTACTGCCGGTTAGTCCCAGACCATTACATGTTTACCTTATTGCGGTGGTATTGGCCTTCTTTTCCGGTATTGCCATGGTGATGGGTAAAGAATTAATGAATGGCAAGCTGTTATTCCGGTCCGAAATCGAAGAGCATACACATGCGCCCATTGTAGCAGAACTATCATTGGTGAAACAACCGAAAGCGAGTTTGTTTCTGAAGCCTACCGAAGTAACAGTTATTGAGCAATTCCGTCAGCTAAGAGCAACGCTGGGACTTTACGGCCGCACCTTTACAAAAAAGAAAATAATGATTACGTCGAGTATACCGGGCGAAGGAAAAAGCTTTGTAAGCACTAACCTGGCGTATAGCTTGGCCTCATCGGGCAAAAAAGTGGTGCTTGTAGACTGTGATCTGCGAAACCCCAGAACATCGCAGTTGTTTGACCTTTACCAGCAGACGGGCCTTACAGAATATTTAGAAGAAGATATACAGCCTCAGAACATAATTTATGATACCCCTTTCAGTAATCTTAGTGTTGTAGCGGCAGGTATAAATATCGGCGATAACACTGAACTCCTGCTTAACGGACGACTGGAAGTACTATTCACATACCTGGAAGATGCCTTTGATTATATTATCATAGACACGCCACCTTTGGAACTCGTGTCAGATGCCTATTTATTATCTGAGTTTTGTGATATGACCTTGCTTGTAATGCGTCATGCCTATACTCCCAAAAATCTGGTGCAGCGCCTGGGGCAAGATCATAAGCTACGGTCATTGTATAATGTTGCCATCGTATTTAACGGGGTAAAACCAAGAGGTTTTGTCAAAGGCCAGTATGGTTATGGATACGGTTATGGCCATGACTTTAAGTATGGTGATAAAACTTACAGAAACAGAAGCATCAAGACCGGCGCATAG